Proteins co-encoded in one Nicotiana sylvestris chromosome 7, ASM39365v2, whole genome shotgun sequence genomic window:
- the LOC104227477 gene encoding probable glutathione S-transferase — translation MADEVVLLDTYVSVFGMRVRFALAEKGIQYEYKEQDLLNKTPLLLQMNPIHKKIPVLIHNGKPICETLIIVQYIDEVWTDKSPLMPSDPYERAHARFWADYIDKKLYDIGRKIWTTKKEDQEAVNKEFIECLKLLEGELGDKPYFGGGSFGFVDMTLIPYYCWFPTYEKFGNFSIEAECPKIVAWAKRCMQKESVSKSLVDPDKVYDFVVMLRQAWDIA, via the exons ATGGCAGATGAAGTTGTCCTTTTGGATACCTATGTAAGCGTGTTTGGGATGAGGGTTAGGTTTGCGCTGGCTGAGAAAGGCATACAGTATGAATACAAGGAGCAGGATTTGTTGAACAAAACCCctcttctcctacaaatgaacCCAATTCACAAGAAAATTCCAGTCTTGATCCACAATGGAAAACCAATATGTGAAACCCTCATCATTGTTCAGTACATAGATGAAGTTTGGACGGACAAATCCCCTTTAATGCCCTCCGATCCTTATGAGAGAGCTCATGCTAGGTTTTGGGCTGATTATATTGACAAAAAG CTTTATGATATTGGAAGGAAAATTTGGACTACAAAAAAGGAGGATCAGGAAGCAGTCAATAAAGAATTCATAGAGTGCTTGAAGTTATTGGAAGGGGAGTTAGGAGACAAGCCATACTTTGGAGGGGGAAGTTTTGGATTTGTGGATATGACCCTTATTCCTTACTATTGCTGGTTCCCTACTTATGAGAAATTTGGCAATTTTAGCATAGAGGCAGAGTGTCCTAAGATTGTGGCATGGGCTAAGAGGTGTATGCAAAAGGAGAGTGTCTCAAAGTCTCTTGTTGACCCTGACAAAgtctatgattttgttgtgatGTTGAGGCAGGCGTGGGACATTGCCTAA